The following are encoded together in the Triticum dicoccoides isolate Atlit2015 ecotype Zavitan chromosome 6B, WEW_v2.0, whole genome shotgun sequence genome:
- the LOC119322812 gene encoding phosphatidylinositol/phosphatidylcholine transfer protein SFH2-like, with protein sequence MGAAAEDAVRQLGILMDQVDAPLRRTFQNVHQGHPRETMLRFLKAREWNVSKAHKMLVDSLNWRIENEIDSVLERPILPVDLYRSIRDSQLVGLSGYTKEGLPVFGIGVGQSTYDKASVHYYVQSHIQINEYRDRIILPMLTEKFGRPITTCVKVLDMTGLKLSALSQMKMLSSISTVDDLNYPEKSETYYIVNVPYIFSACWKVVKPLLQERTKKKVKVLSGCGRDELLKIMDYSALPHFCRREGSGSSKHSSSNADDCFSPDHPFHKELYELTNQQSSHKELLKMGSLHVSIPEPDPNDAKIVEVIQAEFHKMGEQNGSTNGHKV encoded by the exons ATGGGGGCCGCCGCCGAGGACGCCGTCAGGCAGCTCGGCATCCTCATGGATCAAG TGGACGCGCCGCTGAGGAGGACGTTCCAG AATGTGCACCAAGGCCACCCTAGAGAAACAATGTTGCGCTTTCTCAAGGCTAGAGAATGGAACGTTTCCAAGGCTCATAAAATG CTTGTAGATTCTTTGAATTGGAGGATTGAAAATGAAATTGATAGTGTATTGGAG AGACCTATACTCCCAGTAGATTTATACAGATCAATACGTGATTCACAACTTGTTGGACTCTCAGGATACACCAAGGAG GGTCTTCCAGTTTTTGGCATTGGTGTTGGTCAGAGCACATACGACAAAGCTTCG GTGCACTACTATGTGCAATCTCATATTCAGATTAACGAATACCGTGATCGCATAATTTTG CCCATGTTGACGGAAAAGTTTGGACGCCCGATCACCACTTGCGTTAAAGTTCTCGACATGACTGGTTTAAAGTTGTCAGCACTGAGCCAAATGAAG ATGCTGAGTTCAATATCAACTGTTGATGATCTGAACTACCCTGAGAAGTCAGAGACATATTACATAGTTAATGTTCCATATATATTCTCTGCATGCTGGAAG GTTGTGAAGCCCCTATTGCAGGAGAGGACAAAAAAGAAGGTTAAAGTTTTGAGTGGTTGTGGGAGAGATGAACTTCTAAAG ATTATGGACTACTCAGCTCTCCCCCATTTCTGCCGACGAGAGGGATCAGGCTCATCCAAGCATTCATCTTCCAACGCCGACGATTGCTTCTCCCCTGACCACCCTTTCCACAAAGAGCTCTACGAGCTCACCAACCAGCAATCGTCGCACAAGGAGCTCCTCAAGATGGGATCATTGCATGTGAGCATCCCGGAGCCTGACCCAAACGACGCGAAGATCGTTGAGGTGATCCAGGCCGAGTTCCACAAGATGGGGGAGCAGAACGGATCGACCAACGGGCACAAGGTCTGA